AAAAGGAGCAGTGAAGGTTAAAATGTTGCTCAAGCCACCATCTGCTCCTGTTCTATGTACAACTGCTCAACCCATGGTGGGATCATCTCGTGCACACCACTACTACGACGAAACTGTGGCTGCTCTGAACCAAGAGGTCCAAACCCCACAGGAGTAACATCTTTCACCAGGGAATGAACCCAAGAAACATCTGGCTCTTCAACAGCTGACCGCATTGAAGCCATTGTTGCTGCAGCATTGCTGCCTCGGAAGGCAAAAGAGGCAGACTTCTTAAGCTTGTTCAGCTCTTCTCCTTGAATGCCCCAGTCCAATTTACCATCAGGTGAACTCCAACCCGAAAGACTAGACGACATCAGAGCTGCAGAAGTGGTGGCTGCAGTAAGACCAGGGCAATTTGTTGCTGCTCCTCGGTCTGCAAAACTCTGGCTCCGCTTTGAAAAGGCAGCAGACCTAGAGTTCATGACTGCAGCAGCCACTGCCCTGGGTGATTCCAGCCCAAATGACGATGCTTTCCTTGCCGGAGAGGAGGAGATGTTGCTTGGGTAGCTTGCCCGAAGTTGGTTCATGTTCTGTCGCATTTGAAGCCCAGTTGGAGATTGCAACTGGGATTGTGTTGTGGCTTTCAGCGAGAGTCCCTGAAACTGAGACAACAACGAAGCATCAAGACCTCCAAAAACATCATCAAGGTTACTAGGGTTCAGTTCCCCAATCCTACTGTTCCAAGAGGACTGGGAGGAGAGACTAGATAGCTCATCCATTAATTTCTGCGACTGATGCTGCTGGCTATGGTGGACATCCAGCCCGAGCAGTTCCATCTCCAAATCCAAATCACGAGCGTTCAAAGCACTCTTCAACCGGCTACCAGGAAGCTGCAAGCTGGGAGGGGTGTGGTTGACCTTGTTCCACATAGATCCACTCTTAGGGGATGAAGCAGCAGCAGAAGGAGAAAGGGGCGGTGTAGATGTGGGAGGCAATACCAACGACGATGACGACGAACTGAGTGTCAGGGGGCTTATTGCTGCCATGTCTGGAGCCCCACCCGAAAGAGACCTTGGGGAAGGAATTCCGGATCCTGTGGAAGCATACAAGGGGCGTAGCTCTTCTTGTTTGTGAGCGAAGAAGCAGACCTTCCGGGAGCAATTGGTCTCATCTTTGCAGAGACGAGTTCGGTACTGGGCAGGATGAAGCCAGCACTCAAACACACCATGTGCATACTCACAAGCATCCCCCTGTCTGCATGTCCCCTTGCGGAACTCCGGGCAGGGAACACAGCTGTAAGGGTACTTCCTTGGGTCTCTCCTCCTTGCATTCTCCCCAGGATGGACAAAAGGGCACTCAGTCCAGTCATGGGAATAGGCTCTTGAGCAAGGTTTCACCTTGAAACTATACATTCTGAACTCATCAGTGCTGTATATCCCATTGTTTATGTCGGGGAGTGACACATCAACAGGATATTCTTTCTTCTCATTCCCTTCTTTCAACTGCTGAGTTTTCATCTGTTGCCCTTCTTCCTCCAGGCATGTGATTTGATAAATCGAAGGAGACGGAAAATCTCTTTCAACATTTTCTCCTTTCAGCAGCTTCTCCAGGGTCCTCTTCCTTGAACTACATGATGATTTCAAAGCAGGTGCAATCAAATCACCTGGTTTATTTCCATTAGCATCAACAAGACTTGCATCAGCAGATGCATCAAGCAAGAGCTCTACAACTTCAAGTGATGAATCGGAGCCACCCGCAGCAGCACAGTGGAGGGCAGTCACCCCATCTGAGCTACAGGACCTATTCACATTAACCCTGCCAGCATCAATTATGTACTTCAAAACCCTAGTGCTTCCATAAATGGCAGCAATCATAAGGGGTGTTCTCTCTTCAAACCCCATCTTGCTCGACCCAAATCTTCTACCATACCAAAAGCTCAATTCATCCACATCGGAACCCCTCTCTTCTACTTCATGTATGAAGCCAAGGAGATCATCCGAGGCCGAAAACTCAAGCAAATTCGAACATGTACAGGGAATTCCATCTTTCTGATTTTGAAATCCACCTTCCATAATGGAATTAGTGAGGCAAAGTTCAGACTCTGGTCCGTCGCACATAGAATAAACGTTCGTGTTAAGTGTTAACTGCCCAAAAGACTGCAAAATAGTAACAAGAGAAATTCAGATATTTCACTCTTAATTCAAACCAAACGAACAGAAAAAATACCCATAGAAGATTGTAGCAGGAGCTCAGATACAACAATTATGTTTGCAGGTACGAAAcgtagcaaaagaaaagaaactaaAATCTCCAAGCAGTTCAAAATAAGACGACAATTTGCTAGGTAAGAAAATACAGCAAAAGAATAAATCCCCAAGCAACTAAACCAAGGAAAATCATTAGGGATGGCTCAGGTGAGCGCTTGATTTTGAAACCCAAACCAAGATGTACCATCAAAATACAAAATTTTCTTTAGTTTCTGTTTTATTTCGCAGTTTTCTTGGCAACCAAACAGAGAAACAAACATCTGAcgaagaaataaaaaagaaaaacgcATGGAACTCCAACAATAATTCAATAAACAACGAAATAAAGAAAGTAAGCCACGAAATTTAGGTCAAAGCAGACAACCCACAAACAAAATCTCGGATTTAAAAGCAACAAATCCTAAACCCATGAAACATTTCCAGAAAATAAACCAACCGCAAAgaggaataaatttttttttagggaaaaaaaaaacaaatactcTTGAACCAACACAAACATATAATAAACAtcaaattcttttaaaaaaaaaaacacaaacaaatactCTAAATCCCAGTTCAAAGAACGCTATTCAAGCCAAGGTATTTCAAAAGTAAACATACCTTGTAGGCTTCAGGGCAGGAGAGAGCTAAAACGAGGAGAGCGTGTGTTGAGTTTAGTTTCAGAATGAAGACCTCGCCTCCTTTTATCTCTTCTCCTCAAAGACCACGAGTGAAcgatgatgaagaggaagaaggaaggaggaaggTGAGACTTTTCTTCCGCCCCGTTTCTCTTCAGTCAAAGTCAAACTTCAGACGAAAGCAACAACTCTCCCGCACAGCAAATGAAACTCAAATTCACTCCAAATGCAACATAATTTTGCCTGGACCCCACCTCCCTCCGTAATATCTAACCGTCTCAGCGGGTTCCCCGCCACGCGCGGTTCACGCCGTCGACGGGACGACCGGCAGGTCGGCTAGTATCTGTCACTTGTCAGTAAACGTGGCAGGCTGAGGGACGCCGTTTATATCGGCAGTGAGCGTGCGCGTGGGAATGGAGTCAGGGTATAGACACGGAAAGACCTAAGGTGACCGGGTGGTGGTGACGGGAAGGCGGTAACGCCGGTGACGCTATACGCGTTTCTGAGTGGGTGCGCGGCTCGCATGCTGCGTCGTCATCTTTCCACTATGGGCCGCTAACATGAGAGGCCCGCGAAGCTTTTTGGGTGGCCTATTACGTGGCGGAGTTTGATTGGTGAATCAATTTTGAAGTTACCAAAATAGCCTTGGACTTATCTTGGGTCTTAAATTACTGAAACAACCTTGGACTTGTCCTGGAGTCATGAGCCAACATCTGCCAGTGGGCTAGGACGGCCTATGACAAGACTAGCCAGCCCATTTGAGCTGGGGGGTTGGAAAATAGTACTACTCAATGtagttttttcctttttcctttttttcttttgggaaGAGAAATTGTGTGATCAACAGCATACAATGGGTAATGTGATCACAGCATACAAGGGTAAGAGGAGAGGGGATCCTACAAGGACAATATATGGCCTTGCAACTTGCAAAACTTAAATAATCTTTTAAAAGTGGCTTTATGAGAACATATTCTTCaagaattaatatatatatata
This region of Malania oleifera isolate guangnan ecotype guangnan chromosome 10, ASM2987363v1, whole genome shotgun sequence genomic DNA includes:
- the LOC131165688 gene encoding zinc finger CCCH domain-containing protein 29-like: MCDGPESELCLTNSIMEGGFQNQKDGIPCTCSNLLEFSASDDLLGFIHEVEERGSDVDELSFWYGRRFGSSKMGFEERTPLMIAAIYGSTRVLKYIIDAGRVNVNRSCSSDGVTALHCAAAGGSDSSLEVVELLLDASADASLVDANGNKPGDLIAPALKSSCSSRKRTLEKLLKGENVERDFPSPSIYQITCLEEEGQQMKTQQLKEGNEKKEYPVDVSLPDINNGIYSTDEFRMYSFKVKPCSRAYSHDWTECPFVHPGENARRRDPRKYPYSCVPCPEFRKGTCRQGDACEYAHGVFECWLHPAQYRTRLCKDETNCSRKVCFFAHKQEELRPLYASTGSGIPSPRSLSGGAPDMAAISPLTLSSSSSSLVLPPTSTPPLSPSAAASSPKSGSMWNKVNHTPPSLQLPGSRLKSALNARDLDLEMELLGLDVHHSQQHQSQKLMDELSSLSSQSSWNSRIGELNPSNLDDVFGGLDASLLSQFQGLSLKATTQSQLQSPTGLQMRQNMNQLRASYPSNISSSPARKASSFGLESPRAVAAAVMNSRSAAFSKRSQSFADRGAATNCPGLTAATTSAALMSSSLSGWSSPDGKLDWGIQGEELNKLKKSASFAFRGSNAAATMASMRSAVEEPDVSWVHSLVKDVTPVGFGPLGSEQPQFRRSSGVHEMIPPWVEQLYIEQEQMVA